The genomic window TCGCAACCTCATGTGTCCCCCCGGATGATGGTCGGCGCAGATCATCGTGACGGCCGTCGGCCTGCCGCGCAACAGTGCTGCACGGCGGGCCGACGGCTCGCGGGGAACGCGCTGCTCAGGTCACGGTCAGGGTGACCGGGCCGGCCAGTGCCGTGTACCCGTTGTTGTAGAGGTACCAGACGGCGTAGCTGCCGGGGCCGGACAGGCTGCTGGTGGCGAAGGTCAGGCTGCCGCTGCTGTTCGGGGCGTACTGCCAGGTCAGCGAGGACTTCTGGCCCGGGGTGACGCCCACCGGGTAGATGCCGATCCAGTTGGTCGAGCTGGTGGTGCCCGACGGCGTCGCGTACTGGAAGGTGACGCTCGATCCGTTGGCCACGCTCGGGGTGGTGGTGCTCAGGGTGCTGGTCGGCGCCGGGGCCGAGCCGGGGACGAAGGCGTCGTTGAGCGGCGTCGCGTAGGTGTCGTTGGCGGTGATGCCGGGCAGGCCGAGCGCCGCCTCGATGGTGCGGGCGGTGCTGTAGTGGTCGTAGCGGCTGGTGCTGGTGGTGCCGGCCGGCACCGTGCCCTGGGAGCCGTCGACGATCGCGGCCACCTGGTTGTCGGGCTGGCTGCTGTCCTCGTCCCAGGTCAGGATCAGCAGCGACTTCTGCGTGGTCCAGGCCGGGGAGGAGAGGATCGGGGTCAGCGTCTGCTTCAGCCAGCCGTCCTGGGTCTGCAGGCTGGTGGCGTTGCCGTTGCCGGAGGCCTCGCCGTCGTAGTAGTCGTCGGCGGCGAGCCAGGAGAAGTTCGGGGTGGTGGCCGTGCTCTTCAGGTCGGTGGTCAGCTGGCTGGTGTCGACCAGGTGGGCGGCGCAGCGGCTCGCGTTGCCGCTGATGTCGGTGTAGTTGAAGAACGGTGCGTCGTCCGGCTCGTACTTCGCGTCGTACTGGGTGGTGGTGTTGCAGGGGGTACCCATGCCCTGCTCGTAGGCCTTCCAGGTCTTGCCGGCGGCCTCGATGGTGTCACCCAGGTTGCTCTTCGGGTCGTTGATGTTGGGGTAGTAGGTGGCGCCGGTGGTGTAGGTGTCGCCGCCCGCGACGGCCAGGTAGTTCTCGTCGCTGGGGTGGTAGACGGCGTGGTAGTCGGCCATCGAGGCGCCCTGGGCCATCAGGCTGTGGATGAACGGGGTGTCCGCCGGGTCGCCCATCACCTCGGCGTAGTCGGTGTTCTCCATCATGACCGTGAAGACGTGGTCGTAGCCGGGGACCTTGGAGACCGGCGGCGCCAGGGTGGCGGCCGGGACCGGGGTGTTCAGGGTCAGCGAGAGGTTGTCCAGGTAGCCGGACTCCCCCGAGCTCTGCAGGAACTGCACCTCGACCCGGATCGAGCGGGTGCCGGCCGGGACGGTGCCGGTGCTGCTGCGGGCCAGGAACGAGGTGGCGTTGCCGCGGTCGGCCGCGGAGACGGTGGGCAGGGTGGCGGTGCTGCCGAGCTGCTGGCCGGCGCCGTTCTGGAACTGCAGCGAGACCTGGGCGTAGCCCGCGTAGCTGGTCCAACCACCCAGCCAGCCCGAGAGGTTGTAGCCGACCGAGCCGCCGTCGATCGCGCCGGCGGCGCCGGAGACGTCGACGGTCTGCGCCATCGCGCCGTCGCCCTGATTGCCGGGGGCGAAGAAGGCGGTGCCGGGGGCCGGGCTGCTCGGGTGGGCGAAGCTGCCGGCCGAGTAGCAGATCACGTCCGGGCTGCCGGAGAGCACCGTCCAGCCGGGCATGGTGGTGGCCGCGGTCCAGTCGGTGGTGCAGTAGCCGGCCTCGGCGTCGCCGTTCACGATCAGGTTCGCGCTGCCGGTGGCCGCGCCCGCGGGCGCGGCCACCGTCACCGTGAGCAGCGCGCCCAGCAGGGCGAACACGCCGCAGAGCGCCCGCCACATCCGTCTTGTCGTCAGTCGTCCCATGGTCACTGACCCTTCCCGATCACCGTGAGCCTGTTGTCCGTGCCAGGTC from Kitasatospora sp. NBC_01250 includes these protein-coding regions:
- a CDS encoding alkaline phosphatase family protein, whose translation is MGRLTTRRMWRALCGVFALLGALLTVTVAAPAGAATGSANLIVNGDAEAGYCTTDWTAATTMPGWTVLSGSPDVICYSAGSFAHPSSPAPGTAFFAPGNQGDGAMAQTVDVSGAAGAIDGGSVGYNLSGWLGGWTSYAGYAQVSLQFQNGAGQQLGSTATLPTVSAADRGNATSFLARSSTGTVPAGTRSIRVEVQFLQSSGESGYLDNLSLTLNTPVPAATLAPPVSKVPGYDHVFTVMMENTDYAEVMGDPADTPFIHSLMAQGASMADYHAVYHPSDENYLAVAGGDTYTTGATYYPNINDPKSNLGDTIEAAGKTWKAYEQGMGTPCNTTTQYDAKYEPDDAPFFNYTDISGNASRCAAHLVDTSQLTTDLKSTATTPNFSWLAADDYYDGEASGNGNATSLQTQDGWLKQTLTPILSSPAWTTQKSLLILTWDEDSSQPDNQVAAIVDGSQGTVPAGTTSTSRYDHYSTARTIEAALGLPGITANDTYATPLNDAFVPGSAPAPTSTLSTTTPSVANGSSVTFQYATPSGTTSSTNWIGIYPVGVTPGQKSSLTWQYAPNSSGSLTFATSSLSGPGSYAVWYLYNNGYTALAGPVTLTVT